The DNA sequence AAAGGTTCATGGACGTCGGCGAAGGAAACGGGCGGAAAGCGACAAGCGTCAAAATAGCAACAACTTCGCAAATCGCCAAGAGCACTATTTGAGCAATCCCTGAAGGTTGAAGCGCGCCAATCGCGACGCCGCGAGCAAACGACAGGAAGAGAGACACCACAGTAAAGGCGGCCGCATCATCGCAGAAAGTGTTGTACAGTGGACCATACAACAACACCGTCGGCAGATCGTCGAAGAGGTATGATTTAGGACGAGTGCTTGCGATCAACCGAATGACCCAGATTGCAAAAGCTATCATGATGAGAATGACCACGACGGCTAGAGCCACACAGTATGCTGGAGATTGTCTAGCGATAACCAgttgaaaaaaagagagcgAGATGAGCGGTAAGAACAAATAGTTACAGACGATTCGAATGACGTTGCCAACGGTGAATGGCATATTCTTAGAACGTAGGTCTTCCTCCGGAATATTGGCAAGTTCACGATGAAGCCACCGAAGTGCAAAGGCgagctggatgatgagcGTGATCGCGACAACAACCACAAGTAACCATATTATCATCCCCGGCCAGATATCCCGCGCCGACTCCATTCCAACATACTGTTGTAGCGCGTCCAGCCCGTAGGTACCGTTCACAGTGTATACACCGTCCTTTACAGGATTCCGCTCATTCCCGGGACTTAGAAAGCTCTGGTTAAACATGAGGGTTGACCACGCAACCTGACTCACCACTGGCTGATAATAGCCGGGGTAGTTCAGTGACAATGCTCCTGTCAATACTGCGAATTGCATATATTGTAGGCAGTCCCCAAACCCTGGCGTTACCAGGCGAAGGACATCTTCGTCGCGGCCATAATTGCTTGTCCAGTGAAATGGGTCCGTTGTGCCCCATGGACTGTATATTGCGGCGGTTACGGTCGCGACTCCTACAAGAATCAGGATTACAAGAGGGACATAAGCTAGCGCACTTTTCAGGGCCGATCCAAGATCTTGAGTGACATCAACCGATATACATCCCAGATCAGTGGCCGCTGCATCGCCGGACTTGATTAACAGAGTTGACGACAGGGTCGCAAAGCGGTACGACGATAGCATGTCATGTTGAACAGAGAAAGAACGTAAAGAACCCAGGTCGCTCCTAATGATAATTACAACATTCAGTTAGTCAACAGCGTTTGGACAGTGGTAAAGCCTAAATACTCACGCATTGGCGTAGAAGACAGGTCCCAGCGGGCAATCTCCTTGAATGATTGAGTCGCAAAACCTAGTTGGACCAGAGTATGGTGAGAAGCTAACTACATCAACAGTCGTTATCAGGGTACTGTATTTGTTGTTGGACGTATCCAGGTCCACGATCTTTCCCACCGTCGCGTTCCTATTTGTCCACTGCGGATCATCGGGGGATGGATAGGATGACGACTGGTCAGCGGTCCCAGAAACATTCCCGTATACCGTGATGTTCAAGTTGTGCAGAGAATTCGTCAAGTCGAATTTCACGGACACGTCGAGAGGGACAAACTGGAGTTTCTGTGGGTTCGAGGCGATGGTGGGCGCAGGCAAGCAATTGTCGAAGTTCACCAGAGCAGCATAGGTTGGAGacaccagcatcaccaacatTACCATCAATATCCACGCTATCCCCCCGCCATCGGACCGACTCCAATGTCGTCGCGACGATCGCAAGCTATCCCACTCATCTTGTGACTGAAACGATGGCCGTTCGTGTATGGAAACCCCAGGCGTGCGTCGGTCATGCCATCTCGCAAGTTGGTCTACACACATCACGATCTTCGGGTATATGTAGGATGACCTCCTTG is a window from the Aspergillus oryzae RIB40 DNA, chromosome 6 genome containing:
- a CDS encoding uncharacterized protein (predicted protein), coding for MCVDQLARWHDRRTPGVSIHERPSFQSQDEWDSLRSSRRHWSRSDGGGIAWILMVMLVMLVSPTYAALVNFDNCLPAPTIASNPQKLQFVPLDVSVKFDLTNSLHNLNITVYGNVSGTADQSSSYPSPDDPQWTNRNATVGKIVDLDTSNNKYSTLITTVDVVSFSPYSGPTRFCDSIIQGDCPLGPVFYANASDLGSLRSFSVQHDMLSSYRFATLSSTLLIKSGDAAATDLGCISVDVTQDLGSALKSALAYVPLVILILVGVATVTAAIYSPWGTTDPFHWTSNYGRDEDVLRLVTPGFGDCLQYMQFAVLTGALSLNYPGYYQPVVSQVAWSTLMFNQSFLSPGNERNPVKDGVYTVNGTYGLDALQQYVGMESARDIWPGMIIWLLVVVVAITLIIQLAFALRWLHRELANIPEEDLRSKNMPFTVGNVIRIVCNYLFLPLISLSFFQLVIARQSPAYCVALAVVVILIMIAFAIWVIRLIASTRPKSYLFDDLPTVLLYGPLYNTFCDDAAAFTVVSLFLSFARGVAIGALQPSGIAQIVLLAICEVVAILTLVAFRPFPSPTSMNLYHACFSIVRFLTILLSVVFVPSLGVSQAARGWIGYVILFLHAIVLVFGFFLNALQTLVEVIARLAGAGGYEGGVTRGGLVKVFGMRQLSRRMPRRSVGTRQSMGSEAAMLAHTDERLSSQFDGSRPRSLSGSSAMLLNRAAASEGRTSAFYESGSAHGGTHSRANSSGLFTPTTPGSNPTFQGAGYQTTGSNSPKSGPLFAMQAHDPYYRPPRPRNKRVDMSGGEKGRTGARQRAGSDADDDIIEGPMSGRGTPVPAYIPAPKDDLDLDDPRQSRKDYAVREVDFYYRVRGPPLSQSGTRKLKTGPADPTGPVSSATGFFRNLFRGKTKESGKGFEVVRSARAPPPGLLPEGDDVHEPYRDEPDDQATAGHSRRVSGSDRSYPDTDSDDNNRTREALISLPQVESGAAIELPSRIGSQHSSPSGAPQASRPSRRDSRSLALEGDTASHRSLPIVTKAVSEEAHYPAPQLHPSSSGTGRLPFSAASSPSRDRNFSIASTTASTSSSRQHGNGTERPSSMGYVAQHRTRDYIHEASPDEPSFTGSAAELVDEPHHPEGSH